A section of the Sebastes fasciatus isolate fSebFas1 chromosome 5, fSebFas1.pri, whole genome shotgun sequence genome encodes:
- the henmt1 gene encoding small RNA 2'-O-methyltransferase isoform X2, whose protein sequence is MDVTFSPSLHRQRHQFVVDFVKRNKPKKVVDLGCSECSLLKQLKFHHEIELLVGVDINSTKLQKKMHGLAPISTDYLQPSYDQLRIELYQGSVTQKDARLRGFDLVTNIELIEHLTLADVERFSEVVFGYMTPVAVIISTPNSEFNPLFPGLAGFRHSDHKFEWTRAEFKSWALKVCLEYGYEVEFTGVGQAPPGQQERVGFCSQIGVFHRLGGREGFNMLIGDDAEDVFSYTLLYSINYPSLHDNNILRRVVVSEVSYWAEKLKTRWIEEKTGGGDATDTQAEGEGEECLRALERHLEIEEKETACGAEMNNLVEYEEGKDGELFWTNSQGQQESCKLRRCVSVPLTVLWSCCPKVSALSGTLDNLRHLLMDDPEVKLSQDGSAVLLDDQEQDPEEDDHDGLEDSGYTEASQCSHSAEPEEDWDARV, encoded by the exons ATGGACGTAACGTTCAGTCCGTCGCTTCACAGGCAGAGACATCAGTTTGTAGTCGACTTTGTCAAGAGGAACAAACCCAAAAAG GTGGTGGACTTGGGGTGCAGTGAGTGCAGCCTTCTCAAACAACTGAAGTTTCACCATGAAATTGAACTGCTGGTTGGAGTGGACATCAACAGtactaaattacaaaaaaagat GCATGGATTAGCGCCTATATCAACTGACTATCTGCAGCCAAGTTATGATCAGCTGCGCATTGAGCTGTACCAGGGCTCTGTCACACAAAAAGACGCCCGCCTCAGAGGATTTGATCTGGTGACCAATATAGAGCT CATAGAGCACCTCACTCTTGCTGATGTGGAGCGCTTCTCTGAGGTGGTGTTTGGTTACATGACCCCAGTGGCTGTTATCATCAGTACCCCAAACTCTGAGTTCAACCCCCTTTTCCCTGGACTGGCAGGTTTCAGGCACAGTGACCACAAGTTTGAGTGGACCAGAGCAGAGTTCAAGTCCTG GGCTCTGAAGGTGTGTTTGGAGTACGGTTATGAGGTGGAGTTCACTGGTGTTGGACAGGCGCCACCAGGCCAGCAGGAGAGAGTCGGCTTCTGCTCCCAGATTGGTGTGTTTCACCGGCTCGGGGGGAGAGAGGGCTTCAACATGCTAATTGGTGATGATGCTGAGGATGTGTTTTCATACACATTG CTGTATAGTATAAACTACCCTAGCCTGCATGACAACAACATCTTGCGGAGGGTCGTGGTGAGTGAGGTGTCGTACTGGGCAGAAAAGCTGAAGACAAGATGGATTGAGGAGAAGACTGGCGGAGGGGATGCCACTGATACACAGGCTGAGGGTGAAGGGGAGGAATGCCTCAGAGCGTTGGAGCGACACTTGGAGAttgaagagaaagagacag CATGTGGAGCAGAGATGAACAATCTGGTGGAGTATGAGGAAGGAAAGGATGGAGAGCTGTTTTGGACTAACAGCCAAGGACAACAGGAGTCTTGCAAATTGCGCAG gtgtgtgtctgtaccTCTGACTGTTCTGTGGTCCTGCTGCCCCAAAGTCAGTGCCCTGAGTGGAACTCTCGATAATCTCCGACATCTCCTGATGGATGACCCCGAAGTTAAACTGAGCCAGGACGGCTCTGCTGTGCTCCTAGATGACCAGGAACAAG acCCTGAAGAAGACGATCATGATGGTTTGGAGGACAGCGGGTATACAGAGGCCAGCCAGTGCTCCCACAGTGCTGAGCCAGAGGAAGACTGGGATGCAAGAGTTTGA
- the henmt1 gene encoding small RNA 2'-O-methyltransferase isoform X1 — translation MDVTFSPSLHRQRHQFVVDFVKRNKPKKVVDLGCSECSLLKQLKFHHEIELLVGVDINSTKLQKKMHGLAPISTDYLQPSYDQLRIELYQGSVTQKDARLRGFDLVTNIELIEHLTLADVERFSEVVFGYMTPVAVIISTPNSEFNPLFPGLAGFRHSDHKFEWTRAEFKSWALKVCLEYGYEVEFTGVGQAPPGQQERVGFCSQIGVFHRLGGREGFNMLIGDDAEDVFSYTLLYSINYPSLHDNNILRRVVVSEVSYWAEKLKTRWIEEKTGGGDATDTQAEGEGEECLRALERHLEIEEKETAACGAEMNNLVEYEEGKDGELFWTNSQGQQESCKLRRCVSVPLTVLWSCCPKVSALSGTLDNLRHLLMDDPEVKLSQDGSAVLLDDQEQDPEEDDHDGLEDSGYTEASQCSHSAEPEEDWDARV, via the exons ATGGACGTAACGTTCAGTCCGTCGCTTCACAGGCAGAGACATCAGTTTGTAGTCGACTTTGTCAAGAGGAACAAACCCAAAAAG GTGGTGGACTTGGGGTGCAGTGAGTGCAGCCTTCTCAAACAACTGAAGTTTCACCATGAAATTGAACTGCTGGTTGGAGTGGACATCAACAGtactaaattacaaaaaaagat GCATGGATTAGCGCCTATATCAACTGACTATCTGCAGCCAAGTTATGATCAGCTGCGCATTGAGCTGTACCAGGGCTCTGTCACACAAAAAGACGCCCGCCTCAGAGGATTTGATCTGGTGACCAATATAGAGCT CATAGAGCACCTCACTCTTGCTGATGTGGAGCGCTTCTCTGAGGTGGTGTTTGGTTACATGACCCCAGTGGCTGTTATCATCAGTACCCCAAACTCTGAGTTCAACCCCCTTTTCCCTGGACTGGCAGGTTTCAGGCACAGTGACCACAAGTTTGAGTGGACCAGAGCAGAGTTCAAGTCCTG GGCTCTGAAGGTGTGTTTGGAGTACGGTTATGAGGTGGAGTTCACTGGTGTTGGACAGGCGCCACCAGGCCAGCAGGAGAGAGTCGGCTTCTGCTCCCAGATTGGTGTGTTTCACCGGCTCGGGGGGAGAGAGGGCTTCAACATGCTAATTGGTGATGATGCTGAGGATGTGTTTTCATACACATTG CTGTATAGTATAAACTACCCTAGCCTGCATGACAACAACATCTTGCGGAGGGTCGTGGTGAGTGAGGTGTCGTACTGGGCAGAAAAGCTGAAGACAAGATGGATTGAGGAGAAGACTGGCGGAGGGGATGCCACTGATACACAGGCTGAGGGTGAAGGGGAGGAATGCCTCAGAGCGTTGGAGCGACACTTGGAGAttgaagagaaagagacag CAGCATGTGGAGCAGAGATGAACAATCTGGTGGAGTATGAGGAAGGAAAGGATGGAGAGCTGTTTTGGACTAACAGCCAAGGACAACAGGAGTCTTGCAAATTGCGCAG gtgtgtgtctgtaccTCTGACTGTTCTGTGGTCCTGCTGCCCCAAAGTCAGTGCCCTGAGTGGAACTCTCGATAATCTCCGACATCTCCTGATGGATGACCCCGAAGTTAAACTGAGCCAGGACGGCTCTGCTGTGCTCCTAGATGACCAGGAACAAG acCCTGAAGAAGACGATCATGATGGTTTGGAGGACAGCGGGTATACAGAGGCCAGCCAGTGCTCCCACAGTGCTGAGCCAGAGGAAGACTGGGATGCAAGAGTTTGA
- the LOC141768419 gene encoding trace amine-associated receptor 13c-like: MIEILAAADFCIPLLNTSCRSMSVTPQAVLIKTLLCCITLLTVMLNLLVIISISHFRQLHTPTNLILLSLAVSDLLVGLSVMPVAIASMQTCGFMGKISCASFYLISFILTSASVGNMVLIAVDRFVAICDPLRYSSMITPSRVQICVSLCWFCSVVYTFIILKDHLSQIDLSNSCHQECVVVMNYISGAVDLLLTFFGPVTVIIVLYMRVFVVAVSQARAMRSQIAAVKSKVTVKKSEMKAAVTLGITLFVFILCLCPYYIPSLIGQNSSSSSASAQLQLFFCNSTFNPLIYAFFFPWFRKTVKVIVSLQVLQPGSREAKIM, translated from the exons ATGATTGAGATATTGGCAGCAGCTGACTTCTGCATCCCTCTCCTCAACACCTCCTGCAGGTCAATGTCTGTTACTCCGCAGGCTGTGCTCATCAAAACACTGCTGTGCTGCATCACTCTGCTCACCGTGATGCTCAACTTGTTGgtcatcatctccatctcccACTTCAG GCAGCTCCACACCCCCACCaacctcatcctcctctccctggCTGTGTCTGACTTGCTCGTGGGCCTCTCAGTGATGCCGGTTGCAATCGCCTCGATGCAGACCTGTGGGTTTATGGGTAAAATCTCGTGTGCCTCTTTCTACCTGATTAGCTTCATCCTCACCTCTGCCTCCGTAGGGAACATGGTGCTCATAGCTGTGGACCGCTTCGTGGCCATTTGTGATCCTCTGCGCTATTCTTCCATGATAACACCAAGCAGAGTTCaaatctgtgtgtctctgtgttggtTCTGCTCTGTCGTCTACACCTTCATAATACTGAAAGATCACTTGTCACAAATAGATTTGTCTAATTCCTGCCATCAGGAATGTGTAGTTGTCATGAACTACATTTCAGGGGCAGTAGACTTGCTTCTGACCTTTTTTGGACCCGTCACTGTTATCATAGTTCTGTATATGAGAGTATTTGTGGTGGCGGTGTCACAGGCACGGGCCATGCGCTCTCAAATTGCAGCTGTCAAATCAAAAGTGACTGTTAAGAAATCTGAGATGAAGGCCGCTGTAACTCTTGGTATTACCCTTTTTGTGTTTATACTTTGTCTCTGTCCGTACTACATCCCTTCTCTAATAGGACAGAACTCCTCAAGCAGCAGTGCATCAGCTCAGCTTCAGCTGTTCTTTTGTAACTCCACTTTTAATCCTCTCATCTACGCCTTTTTCTTCCCCTGGTTTAGGAAAACGGTTAAAGTCATTGTCAGCCTTCAGGTGCTGCAGCCTGGTTCCCGTGAGGCCAAGATCATGTAG
- the LOC141768587 gene encoding trace amine-associated receptor 13c-like, whose protein sequence is MMETKKLRDKYLISRKVESEGCWTSVALCSDPQSPSLMMMETLAAADFCIPLLNTSCRSMSVTPQAVLIKTLLCCITLLTVMLNLLVIISISHFRQLHTPTNLILLSLAVSDLLVGLAVMPVAIASMQTCGFMGKILCAFLPLISFILTSASVGNMVLIAVDRYVAICDPLRYSSTITPSRVQICVSLCWFCSVVYTFIILKDHLSQIDLSNSCQQECVVVMNYISGAVDLLLTFFGPVTVIIVLYMRVFVVAVSQARAMRSQIAAVKSKVTVKKSEMKAARTLGITLLVFILCLCPYYIPSLVGQDTSSDLLAQLWLFFCNSTFNPLIYAFFFPWFRKTVKVIVSLQVLQPGSREAKIM, encoded by the exons ATGATGGAAACGAAGAAGTTAAGAGATAAATATCTCATCTCAAGAAAAGTTGAATCAGAGGGCTGCTGGACTTCAGTAGCCCTCTGTTCAGATCCACAGTCTCCATctctgatgatgatggagaCATTGGCAGCAGCTGACTTCTGCATCCCTCTCCTCAACACCTCCTGCAGGTCAATGTCTGTTACTCCGCAGGCTGTGCTCATCAAAACACTGCTGTGCTGCATCACTCTGCTCACCGTGATGCTCAACTTGTTGgtcatcatctccatctcccACTTCAG GCAGCTCCACACCCCCACCaacctcatcctcctctccctggCTGTGTCTGACTTGCTCGTGGGCCTCGCAGTGATGCCGGTTGCAATCGCCTCGATGCAGACCTGTGGGTTTATGGGTAAAATCTTGTGTGCCTTTTTGCCCCTGATTAGCTTCATCCTCACCTCTGCCTCTGTTGGAAACATGGTGCTCATAGCTGTGGACCGCTACGTGGCCATTTGTGATCCTCTGCGCTATTCTTCCACGATAACACCAAGCAGAGTTCaaatctgtgtgtctctgtgttggtTCTGCTCTGTCGTCTACACCTTCATAATACTGAAAGATCACTTGTCACAAATAGATTTGTCTAATTCCTGCCAACAGGAATGTGTAGTTGTCATGAACTACATTTCAGGGGCAGTAGACTTGCTCCTGACCTTTTTTGGCCCCGTCACTGTTATCATAGTTCTGTATATGAGAGTATTTGTGGTGGCGGTGTCACAGGCACGGGCCATGCGCTCTCAAATTGCAGCTGTCAAATCAAAAGTGACTGTTAAGAAATCTGAGATGAAGGCCGCTAGAACTCTTGGTATTACCCTTCTTGTGTTTATACTTTGTCTCTGTCCGTACTACATCCCTTCTCTAGTAGGACAGGACACCTCAAGCGATTTATTAGCTCAGCTTTGGCTGTTCTTTTGTAACTCCACTTTTAATCCTCTCATCTACGCCTTTTTCTTCCCCTGGTTTAGGAAAACGGTTAAAGTCATTGTCAGCCTTCAGGTGCTGCAGCCTGGTTCCCGTGAGGCCAAGATCATGTAG
- the LOC141768586 gene encoding trace amine-associated receptor 13c-like: protein MMMETLAAADFCIPLLNTSCRSMSVTPQAVLIKTLLCCITLLTVMLNLLVIISISHFRQLHTPTNLILLSLAVSDLLVGLSVMLGAIVSMQSCGFMGKITCALLYLLSFSLTSSSVGNMLLIAVDRYVAICDPLRYSSMITPSRVKICVSLSWFCSVVYTFTILKDHLSQIDLSNSCQQECVVVMHYISGAVDLLLTFFGPVTVIIVLYMRVFVVAVSQARAMRFQIAAVKSKVTVKKSEMKAARTLGISLLVFILCLCPYYIPSLVGQDTSSDLLAQLWLFFCNSTFNPLIYAFFFPWFRKTVKVIVSLQVLQPGSREAKIM from the exons atgatgatggagaCATTGGCAGCAGCTGACTTCTGCATCCCTCTCCTCAACACCTCCTGCAGGTCAATGTCTGTTACTCCGCAGGCTGTGCTCATCAAAACACTGCTGTGCTGCATCACTCTGCTCACCGTGATGCTCAACTTGTTGgtcatcatctccatctcccACTTCAG GCAGCTCCACACCCCCACCaacctcatcctcctctccctggCTGTGTCTGACTTGCTCGTGGGCCTCTCAGTGATGCTGGGTGCAATCGTCTCGATGCAGTCTTGTGGGTTTATGGGTAAAATCACATGTGCTCTTTTGTACCTGTTGAGCTTCAGTCTCACCTCTTCTTCTGTAGGGAACATGTTGCTCATAGCTGTGGACCGCTACGTGGCTATTTGTGATCCTCTGCGCTATTCTTCCATGATAACACCAAGCAGAGTTAAaatctgtgtgtctctgagttGGTTCTGCTCTGTCGTCTACACCTTCACGATACTGAAAGATCACTTGTCACAAATAGATTTGTCTAATTCCTGCCAGCAGGAATGTGTAGTTGTCATGCACTACATTTCAGGGGCAGTAGACTTGCTTCTGACCTTTTTTGGCCCCGTCACTGTTATCATAGTTCTGTATATGAGAGTATTTGTAGTGGCGGTGTCACAG GCACGGGCCATGCGCTTTCAAATTGCAGCTGTCAAATCAAAAGTGACTGTTAAGAAATCTGAGATGAAGGCCGCTAGAACTCTTGGTATTTCCCTTCTTGTGTTTATACTTTGTCTCTGTCCGTACTACATCCCTTCTCTAGTAGGACAGGACACCTCAAGCGATTTATTAGCTCAGCTTTGGCTGTTCTTTTGTAACTCCACTTTTAATCCTCTCATCTACGCCTTTTTCTTCCCCTGGTTTAGGAAAACGGTTAAAGTCATTGTCAGCCTTCAGGTGCTGCAGCCTGGTTCCCGTGAGGCCAAGATCATGTAG